From the genome of Poecile atricapillus isolate bPoeAtr1 chromosome 23, bPoeAtr1.hap1, whole genome shotgun sequence, one region includes:
- the LOC131587634 gene encoding bile acid receptor-like isoform X1: MKQCSWEQSMANTFVTIPDGYGLPEPIQYYDVLPEHINYQLPDPDFQAGPYCQYSAVPVPALQPPPAPAPFGPYSLEPPYGDGPCVGSSCELNKGPFLAPQVEDSGEQGLKRPRLNHSARLKGQEELCVVCGDKASGYHYNALTCEGCKGFFRRSITKNAVYRCKSGGHCEMDMYMRRKCQECRLKKCRAVGMLAECLLTEVQCKSKRLRKNFKQKSSFLCNIKLEDEGLNSKQVSSTTRSGKQIPEKMELTPGEHQLLDHIVAAHQKYTIPLEEAKKFLQETASPEESFLHLSETAVVHVQVLVDFTKRLPGFESLASEDQIALLKGSTVEAMFLRSAQIYNQRMSECQPSTSESHVRLSDHGACCHVQNLDKNSIYSMEMCLNKERPTSTTTTGITEEFITALFYFYRTMGELKVTETEYALLVATTVFFSDRPLLRDKRHVEELQEPLLGILYKHSKLQHPRDPQRFARLLGRLTELRSLRHAHAGALRARDPRLAAPLRDLWDLH; this comes from the exons ATGAAGCAgtgcagctgggagcagagcatgGCCAACACGTTTGTCACCATCCCTGATGGGTACGGCCTTCCTGAGCCCATCCAATACTACG ATGTTTTACCAGAGCACATCAATTACCAGCTGCCGGACCCAGATTTCCAGGCTGGCCCGTACTGCCAGTActcagcagtgccagtgccagccctgcagccaccGCCAGCCCCGGCCCCATTCGGCCCCTACAGCCTGGAGCCCCCGTACGGTGACGGGCCCTGCGTGGGCAGCAGCTGCGAGCTCAACAAGGGCCCCTTCCTGGCTCCCCAGGTGGAGGACAGCGGGGAGCAGGGCCTAAAGAGGCCCAGGTTAAACCACTCGGCGAGGCTgaaggggcaggaggagctgtgcgTGGTGTGTGGGGACAAGGCTTCGGGGTATCACTACAACGCACTGACCTGCGAGGGCTGCAAAG GTTTCTTCCGGCGCAGCATCACCAAGAACGCCGTGTACCGCTGCAAGAGTGGGGGGCACTGCGAGATGGACATGTACATGAGGAGGAAGTGCCAGGAGTGCCGCCTCAAGAagtgcagagctgtgggaaTGCTGGCAGAAT GTTTGCTGACTGAAGTCCAGTGTAAGTCAAAGCGACTCAGGAAGAATTTCAAGCAGAAGAGCAGTTTCCTTTGCAACATAAAGCTGGAAGATGAGGGACTGAATAGTAAGCAAGTATCATCTACAACAAGATCTGGAAAA cagATCCCAGAGAAGATGGAACTTACTCCAGGAGAACATCAACTTCTTGACCACATTGTAGCAGCACACCAAAAATACACAATTCCCCTTGAGGAAGCCAAGAAGTTT CTACAGGAAACTGCAAGTCCTGAGGAAAGTTTCCTCCACCTGTCTGAGACAGCCGTTGTCCATGTCCAGGTGTTGGTGGATTTCACAAAAAGACTCCCAG GGTTTGAGAGTTTAGCCAGTGAAGACCAGATTGCTCTGCTGAAAGGGTCCACAGTGGAGGCAATGTTCTTGAGATCAGCCCAAATTTACAACCAAAGAATGAGTGAGTGCCAACCATCAACCAGTGAAA GTCATGTAAGACTTTCTGATCACGGGGCATGTTGTCATGTTCAAAACCTTGataaaaacagtatttattCCATGGAAATGTGTCTTAATAAGGAGAGGCCAACTTCTACTACTACCACAG gCATAACTGAGGAGTTCATCACCGCCCTGTTCTACTTCTACAGAACCATGGGGGAACTCAAAGTGACCGAGACCGAATACGCTCTGCTCGTAGCAACAACAGTGTTCTTTTCAG ATCGCCCGCTGCTGAGGGACAAGCGCCAtgtggaggagctgcaggagccgcTGCTGGGGATCCTGTACAAGCACTCGAAGCTGCAGCACCCGCGGGACCCGCAACGCTTCGCGCGGCTGCTGGGGCGCCTCACGGAGCTGCGCTCCCTCCGCCACGCCCACGCGGGGGCGCTGCGCGCGCGGGATCCGCGCCTGGCCGCGCCGCTGCGCGACCTCTGGGACCTCCACTAG
- the LOC131587634 gene encoding bile acid receptor-like isoform X3: MKQCSWEQSMANTFVTIPDGYGLPEPIQYYDVLPEHINYQLPDPDFQAGPYCQYSAVPVPALQPPPAPAPFGPYSLEPPYGDGPCVGSSCELNKGPFLAPQVEDSGEQGLKRPRLNHSARLKGQEELCVVCGDKASGYHYNALTCEGCKGFFRRSITKNAVYRCKSGGHCEMDMYMRRKCQECRLKKCRAVGMLAECLLTEVQCKSKRLRKNFKQKSSFLCNIKLEDEGLNSKQVSSTTRSGKQIPEKMELTPGEHQLLDHIVAAHQKYTIPLEEAKKFLQETASPEESFLHLSETAVVHVQVLVDFTKRLPGFESLASEDQIALLKGSTVEAMFLRSAQIYNQRMSHVRLSDHGACCHVQNLDKNSIYSMEMCLNKERPTSTTTTGITEEFITALFYFYRTMGELKVTETEYALLVATTVFFSDRPLLRDKRHVEELQEPLLGILYKHSKLQHPRDPQRFARLLGRLTELRSLRHAHAGALRARDPRLAAPLRDLWDLH, from the exons ATGAAGCAgtgcagctgggagcagagcatgGCCAACACGTTTGTCACCATCCCTGATGGGTACGGCCTTCCTGAGCCCATCCAATACTACG ATGTTTTACCAGAGCACATCAATTACCAGCTGCCGGACCCAGATTTCCAGGCTGGCCCGTACTGCCAGTActcagcagtgccagtgccagccctgcagccaccGCCAGCCCCGGCCCCATTCGGCCCCTACAGCCTGGAGCCCCCGTACGGTGACGGGCCCTGCGTGGGCAGCAGCTGCGAGCTCAACAAGGGCCCCTTCCTGGCTCCCCAGGTGGAGGACAGCGGGGAGCAGGGCCTAAAGAGGCCCAGGTTAAACCACTCGGCGAGGCTgaaggggcaggaggagctgtgcgTGGTGTGTGGGGACAAGGCTTCGGGGTATCACTACAACGCACTGACCTGCGAGGGCTGCAAAG GTTTCTTCCGGCGCAGCATCACCAAGAACGCCGTGTACCGCTGCAAGAGTGGGGGGCACTGCGAGATGGACATGTACATGAGGAGGAAGTGCCAGGAGTGCCGCCTCAAGAagtgcagagctgtgggaaTGCTGGCAGAAT GTTTGCTGACTGAAGTCCAGTGTAAGTCAAAGCGACTCAGGAAGAATTTCAAGCAGAAGAGCAGTTTCCTTTGCAACATAAAGCTGGAAGATGAGGGACTGAATAGTAAGCAAGTATCATCTACAACAAGATCTGGAAAA cagATCCCAGAGAAGATGGAACTTACTCCAGGAGAACATCAACTTCTTGACCACATTGTAGCAGCACACCAAAAATACACAATTCCCCTTGAGGAAGCCAAGAAGTTT CTACAGGAAACTGCAAGTCCTGAGGAAAGTTTCCTCCACCTGTCTGAGACAGCCGTTGTCCATGTCCAGGTGTTGGTGGATTTCACAAAAAGACTCCCAG GGTTTGAGAGTTTAGCCAGTGAAGACCAGATTGCTCTGCTGAAAGGGTCCACAGTGGAGGCAATGTTCTTGAGATCAGCCCAAATTTACAACCAAAGAATGA GTCATGTAAGACTTTCTGATCACGGGGCATGTTGTCATGTTCAAAACCTTGataaaaacagtatttattCCATGGAAATGTGTCTTAATAAGGAGAGGCCAACTTCTACTACTACCACAG gCATAACTGAGGAGTTCATCACCGCCCTGTTCTACTTCTACAGAACCATGGGGGAACTCAAAGTGACCGAGACCGAATACGCTCTGCTCGTAGCAACAACAGTGTTCTTTTCAG ATCGCCCGCTGCTGAGGGACAAGCGCCAtgtggaggagctgcaggagccgcTGCTGGGGATCCTGTACAAGCACTCGAAGCTGCAGCACCCGCGGGACCCGCAACGCTTCGCGCGGCTGCTGGGGCGCCTCACGGAGCTGCGCTCCCTCCGCCACGCCCACGCGGGGGCGCTGCGCGCGCGGGATCCGCGCCTGGCCGCGCCGCTGCGCGACCTCTGGGACCTCCACTAG
- the LOC131587634 gene encoding bile acid receptor-like isoform X2 has product MKQCSWEQSMANTFVTIPDGYGLPEPIQYYDVLPEHINYQLPDPDFQAGPYCQYSAVPVPALQPPPAPAPFGPYSLEPPYGDGPCVGSSCELNKGPFLAPQVEDSGEQGLKRPRLNHSARLKGQEELCVVCGDKASGYHYNALTCEGCKGFFRRSITKNAVYRCKSGGHCEMDMYMRRKCQECRLKKCRAVGMLAECLLTEVQCKSKRLRKNFKQKSSFLCNIKLEDEGLNSKQVSSTTRSGKIPEKMELTPGEHQLLDHIVAAHQKYTIPLEEAKKFLQETASPEESFLHLSETAVVHVQVLVDFTKRLPGFESLASEDQIALLKGSTVEAMFLRSAQIYNQRMSECQPSTSESHVRLSDHGACCHVQNLDKNSIYSMEMCLNKERPTSTTTTGITEEFITALFYFYRTMGELKVTETEYALLVATTVFFSDRPLLRDKRHVEELQEPLLGILYKHSKLQHPRDPQRFARLLGRLTELRSLRHAHAGALRARDPRLAAPLRDLWDLH; this is encoded by the exons ATGAAGCAgtgcagctgggagcagagcatgGCCAACACGTTTGTCACCATCCCTGATGGGTACGGCCTTCCTGAGCCCATCCAATACTACG ATGTTTTACCAGAGCACATCAATTACCAGCTGCCGGACCCAGATTTCCAGGCTGGCCCGTACTGCCAGTActcagcagtgccagtgccagccctgcagccaccGCCAGCCCCGGCCCCATTCGGCCCCTACAGCCTGGAGCCCCCGTACGGTGACGGGCCCTGCGTGGGCAGCAGCTGCGAGCTCAACAAGGGCCCCTTCCTGGCTCCCCAGGTGGAGGACAGCGGGGAGCAGGGCCTAAAGAGGCCCAGGTTAAACCACTCGGCGAGGCTgaaggggcaggaggagctgtgcgTGGTGTGTGGGGACAAGGCTTCGGGGTATCACTACAACGCACTGACCTGCGAGGGCTGCAAAG GTTTCTTCCGGCGCAGCATCACCAAGAACGCCGTGTACCGCTGCAAGAGTGGGGGGCACTGCGAGATGGACATGTACATGAGGAGGAAGTGCCAGGAGTGCCGCCTCAAGAagtgcagagctgtgggaaTGCTGGCAGAAT GTTTGCTGACTGAAGTCCAGTGTAAGTCAAAGCGACTCAGGAAGAATTTCAAGCAGAAGAGCAGTTTCCTTTGCAACATAAAGCTGGAAGATGAGGGACTGAATAGTAAGCAAGTATCATCTACAACAAGATCTGGAAAA ATCCCAGAGAAGATGGAACTTACTCCAGGAGAACATCAACTTCTTGACCACATTGTAGCAGCACACCAAAAATACACAATTCCCCTTGAGGAAGCCAAGAAGTTT CTACAGGAAACTGCAAGTCCTGAGGAAAGTTTCCTCCACCTGTCTGAGACAGCCGTTGTCCATGTCCAGGTGTTGGTGGATTTCACAAAAAGACTCCCAG GGTTTGAGAGTTTAGCCAGTGAAGACCAGATTGCTCTGCTGAAAGGGTCCACAGTGGAGGCAATGTTCTTGAGATCAGCCCAAATTTACAACCAAAGAATGAGTGAGTGCCAACCATCAACCAGTGAAA GTCATGTAAGACTTTCTGATCACGGGGCATGTTGTCATGTTCAAAACCTTGataaaaacagtatttattCCATGGAAATGTGTCTTAATAAGGAGAGGCCAACTTCTACTACTACCACAG gCATAACTGAGGAGTTCATCACCGCCCTGTTCTACTTCTACAGAACCATGGGGGAACTCAAAGTGACCGAGACCGAATACGCTCTGCTCGTAGCAACAACAGTGTTCTTTTCAG ATCGCCCGCTGCTGAGGGACAAGCGCCAtgtggaggagctgcaggagccgcTGCTGGGGATCCTGTACAAGCACTCGAAGCTGCAGCACCCGCGGGACCCGCAACGCTTCGCGCGGCTGCTGGGGCGCCTCACGGAGCTGCGCTCCCTCCGCCACGCCCACGCGGGGGCGCTGCGCGCGCGGGATCCGCGCCTGGCCGCGCCGCTGCGCGACCTCTGGGACCTCCACTAG